TGGGATAATACAGGTATTGAATGCGGAAGGCTTGACAGCCCCGTTGAAAAAATATTAGTAAGTCTTGATATAACAAATGAGGTTATTGAGGAAGCGGACAAACAAGGCTGTCAGCTTATTGTCAGCCATCACCCTCTTGTATTTTCAAAGCTTTCAAATGTAACCGATATTTCATATCCCGAAAATGCCGTAATCTCTCTTATAGAAAAGAAAATCTGTGCAATTTCCTGTCATACAAATCTTGACATAGCTCAAAACGGTGTAAATGATGCCCTTTTCGAAGCGCTTGAGCTTGAAGATAAATCAGAGCTTCCTATAGGCAAAATCGGGACTTCAAAAATAAATGATTTTAAAGAGTTTGCTCTTTTTGTAAAAAAAGCTTTAGGCTGTGACAGTGTTCGTTGTGTTGACTCAAATAAAAAAGTATCTAAGGTTGCCGTAATAGGCGGTGCAGGCGGTTCAGAGATTGAAAATGCAGTTATCAACGGCGCTGACACCATAGTTACCGGAGAAATAAAATACAATGTTCTTATTTACTGTCAGCAAATGGGTATAAATGCAATAGATGCAGGCCATTTTCATACTGAAAGGGTTGTTCTGCCCTATTTGACAAAGGCTTTAAAGCAAGCAACAGGGCTTGAAATTATACAGAGCAATCAACAAAGCTGTTATTTTAACATCTGAAAGGATATTGCTATATGAAAACAGGAAAGGTTATTAAAGTTAATAAAAGCAGCGCAAAGGTTTTTATTCCAAAGGATACCTCTTGCGACGGCTGTCCCTCCTGCAGTGCTTGTACTGCC
The window above is part of the Oscillospiraceae bacterium genome. Proteins encoded here:
- a CDS encoding Nif3-like dinuclear metal center hexameric protein, translating into MECGRLDSPVEKILVSLDITNEVIEEADKQGCQLIVSHHPLVFSKLSNVTDISYPENAVISLIEKKICAISCHTNLDIAQNGVNDALFEALELEDKSELPIGKIGTSKINDFKEFALFVKKALGCDSVRCVDSNKKVSKVAVIGGAGGSEIENAVINGADTIVTGEIKYNVLIYCQQMGINAIDAGHFHTERVVLPYLTKALKQATGLEIIQSNQQSCYFNI